The Paenibacillus sp. MBLB1832 genome has a window encoding:
- the spoIIR gene encoding stage II sporulation protein R — protein MVKRTERHSTKSLLFIVFALILMMMCWESNRTNAAVISPTIPEESIRLRILANSDSAQDQALKREIRDAIIARMQEWVVGPHTLDEARAVVKSHLPEFNVLVGDMIAARGFTYSHTVELGIVPFPTKMYGNDVYPAGDYEALRVVIGSGEGQNWWCVLFPPLCFVDSVSGEAVASAAVVAKTTDENGKEKPVKDKSTKETKGKASETPSVKKKNETAAKDKVASASTDKSEVEAAAADPSDEPAKPKVKFFIWEMFKAIFSWFS, from the coding sequence ATGGTAAAGAGAACCGAGCGCCACTCAACGAAAAGTTTATTATTCATTGTTTTTGCACTTATTCTTATGATGATGTGTTGGGAATCGAATCGGACGAACGCGGCGGTGATTTCGCCTACGATACCTGAGGAATCGATTCGTTTGCGTATTCTAGCGAATTCGGATTCTGCGCAGGACCAAGCTTTAAAACGCGAGATTCGCGATGCCATTATTGCGCGTATGCAGGAATGGGTTGTAGGTCCACATACGTTAGATGAGGCAAGGGCGGTTGTGAAGTCGCATTTGCCTGAGTTTAATGTACTGGTCGGCGACATGATCGCGGCTCGTGGCTTTACCTATTCGCATACGGTTGAACTAGGGATTGTTCCTTTTCCTACCAAAATGTATGGAAACGACGTCTACCCCGCAGGCGATTACGAAGCATTGCGCGTCGTCATCGGTTCGGGCGAAGGTCAGAACTGGTGGTGCGTGTTGTTCCCGCCTTTATGCTTCGTCGATTCCGTATCGGGTGAAGCGGTTGCTTCCGCTGCTGTTGTAGCCAAAACAACAGACGAGAACGGCAAAGAGAAGCCGGTTAAGGACAAGTCGACAAAGGAAACGAAGGGCAAGGCGAGCGAAACGCCGTCTGTGAAGAAGAAAAACGAAACAGCTGCTAAGGACAAAGTAGCTTCCGCTTCCACGGATAAATCAGAGGTAGAAGCAGCAGCAGCAGATCCTTCCGACGAACCAGCGAAACCAAAAGTGAAATTTTTCATTTGGGAAATGTTTAAGGCGATTTTTTCGTGGTTTAGCTAG
- the glyA gene encoding serine hydroxymethyltransferase, translating into MTNFLSKQDPKIVEAMNLELGRQRDKIELIASENIVSQAVLEAMGTVLTNKYAEGYPGKRYYGGCEYVDIVEDIARDRAKELFGAEHANVQPHSGAQANMAVYLAALNPGDTVLGMNLAHGGHLTHGSPVNASGILYNFVAYGVSEKDFRIDYDDVRKAAFKHKPRMLVAGASAYPRTIDFEALASIANDVGALFFVDMAHIAGLVAAGLHPNPVPHAHFVTTTTHKTLRGPRGGMILTRKAWAAAIDKAVFPGSQGGPLMHTIAAKAVSFGEALQPDFKVYGQNVINNAQALATALTAEGINLVSGGTDNHLMLVDLRNLNITGKDAEHVLDEIGITANKNAIPFDPTSPFITSGIRLGTPAVTSRGMDEEAMRTIAKVIALTLKNPKDEATLAKARGMVSDLTAQFPLYEGLTY; encoded by the coding sequence ATGACAAACTTTTTGAGCAAGCAAGACCCGAAAATCGTAGAAGCGATGAACCTTGAGCTAGGCCGTCAACGCGACAAAATTGAATTGATCGCATCCGAGAACATCGTAAGCCAAGCCGTTCTTGAAGCGATGGGCACGGTGTTAACGAACAAGTACGCAGAAGGTTACCCAGGTAAAAGATACTACGGCGGCTGTGAGTACGTTGATATCGTAGAAGATATCGCTCGTGACCGCGCGAAAGAGCTTTTCGGTGCTGAGCACGCGAACGTTCAACCGCATTCAGGTGCGCAAGCGAACATGGCGGTTTACTTGGCAGCGCTAAACCCTGGTGATACGGTTCTTGGTATGAACCTTGCTCACGGTGGTCATTTGACACATGGCAGCCCGGTTAATGCTTCCGGTATTCTCTACAACTTCGTAGCTTACGGTGTAAGCGAGAAAGATTTCCGCATCGACTACGACGATGTTCGTAAAGCGGCTTTCAAACATAAGCCTCGTATGTTGGTTGCTGGTGCAAGTGCGTACCCACGTACGATTGATTTCGAAGCATTGGCATCCATCGCAAACGATGTAGGCGCTTTGTTCTTCGTTGATATGGCGCATATCGCTGGTCTTGTTGCTGCTGGCTTGCATCCGAACCCAGTGCCACACGCACATTTCGTAACAACAACGACGCACAAAACACTTCGCGGTCCTCGCGGCGGTATGATCTTAACTCGCAAAGCATGGGCAGCAGCGATTGATAAAGCGGTATTCCCTGGTTCCCAAGGCGGACCTTTGATGCATACCATTGCAGCGAAAGCTGTCTCTTTCGGCGAAGCGTTACAACCTGATTTTAAAGTATACGGTCAAAATGTAATCAACAACGCGCAAGCTTTGGCAACGGCTCTTACGGCAGAAGGCATCAACCTTGTGTCTGGCGGTACGGACAACCACTTGATGCTCGTTGACCTGCGTAACCTGAACATCACAGGTAAAGATGCCGAGCACGTGCTGGACGAAATCGGAATCACTGCGAACAAAAACGCGATTCCTTTCGACCCAACAAGCCCGTTCATCACAAGCGGTATCCGCTTGGGTACACCAGCGGTAACTTCCCGCGGTATGGACGAAGAAGCAATGAGAACGATCGCGAAAGTGATCGCGCTGACGCTCAAAAACCCGAAAGACGAAGCTACGCTTGCGAAAGCTCGTGGCATGGTGTCCGATCTGACTGCACAATTCCCGCTCTACGAAGGTTTGACGTACTAA
- a CDS encoding low molecular weight protein arginine phosphatase — MLRILFVCTGNTCRSPLAEGLLRMRVHEEGLAAEVRSAGVSAMTGGPISRNSQQLLHEAGFTESISSLAIGEADVKWADLILTMTTGHKRSVIGRFPYAVEKTYTLKEYVEDDARILGAIEEREQLLADIQLKQALSQTISAEERSRLHMLENAMPDYDISDPYGGSLADYRDTAEEINRSLDKLVKKIQE, encoded by the coding sequence ATGTTGCGAATTCTATTTGTCTGTACAGGTAATACGTGCCGCAGTCCGTTAGCTGAAGGTTTGCTGCGTATGAGAGTGCATGAAGAGGGGCTTGCGGCGGAGGTTCGTTCAGCAGGGGTTTCTGCGATGACGGGAGGGCCGATCTCGCGGAACAGCCAGCAGCTTCTTCACGAAGCGGGCTTTACCGAGTCGATTAGCTCCTTAGCGATTGGGGAAGCGGATGTGAAATGGGCCGATCTGATCCTGACGATGACAACGGGGCATAAGCGCTCGGTCATTGGTCGATTCCCTTATGCAGTGGAGAAAACGTATACGTTGAAGGAATATGTGGAGGATGATGCTCGTATTCTGGGGGCAATTGAGGAGCGGGAGCAGCTGCTCGCGGATATCCAGCTCAAACAGGCACTTTCCCAAACGATCTCCGCGGAAGAAAGAAGCCGCTTGCATATGCTAGAAAATGCGATGCCCGATTATGATATTTCGGATCCCTATGGCGGATCGTTGGCGGATTATCGCGATACAGCCGAGGAAATTAACCGCAGTTTAGATAAATTGGTGAAAAAAATTCAAGAGTAG
- a CDS encoding PilZ domain-containing protein, which translates to MSMAMRQSSLKRYGSKEGYDADVMIESRAVLSKDDFVSTGILTYAQGDIMEIELPEYDVYQLGDKAKVTLYTKSGLFVLETTVVAKEPGSLIVINPPENRKRFSEKREFPRVTVNQPGLISSIQNSHQKKQNVFENPIDFAIKNISMNGLGFTIEDNAMVDAIIHKKSQLQVTLDLGFELPCQLEIIRKEKLENSFYYGASFESVPAEQSNALRGFILRNQIETYFEQKRDDEFKKAMEKKSAANP; encoded by the coding sequence ATGAGCATGGCCATGAGGCAATCAAGTTTAAAAAGATATGGGAGTAAAGAAGGATATGACGCGGACGTGATGATCGAAAGTCGGGCCGTACTGAGCAAGGATGACTTCGTTTCAACAGGTATTCTTACCTATGCCCAAGGGGACATCATGGAGATTGAGCTGCCCGAGTATGATGTGTATCAGTTGGGGGATAAAGCGAAAGTGACGCTGTACACCAAATCTGGTTTATTCGTGCTAGAGACAACCGTTGTTGCGAAAGAACCAGGTTCCCTCATTGTGATTAATCCTCCCGAGAATCGGAAGAGGTTTTCAGAGAAACGGGAGTTTCCCCGGGTCACGGTCAATCAACCAGGGCTGATTTCCAGTATTCAGAACAGCCATCAAAAGAAACAGAATGTCTTTGAGAATCCAATCGATTTTGCGATCAAAAATATATCTATGAATGGTCTCGGTTTTACAATCGAGGATAATGCCATGGTGGATGCGATTATCCATAAGAAGTCACAGCTTCAAGTGACGCTCGATCTGGGTTTTGAATTGCCATGCCAACTGGAAATTATACGGAAAGAAAAGCTGGAGAACAGCTTCTATTACGGCGCCAGCTTTGAAAGTGTCCCTGCGGAACAAAGCAATGCGCTGCGCGGCTTTATTCTTCGAAATCAGATCGAAACGTACTTCGAACAGAAGCGGGACGACGAGTTCAAAAAAGCAATGGAAAAAAAGTCTGCGGCCAATCCCTAG
- the prfA gene encoding peptide chain release factor 1, translating into MLDRLQSIVDRYEKLSELLCDPDVTSDTKKLREYSKEQSDLQEAYDAYNEYKSVSEQLADAKAMQNEKLDDEMREMVKMEIEELTEQSAKLEEHLRILMMPKDPNDDKNVIVEIRGAAGGDEAALFAGDLYRMYTRYADSQGWRTEILDASVNDLGGFKEIIFMITGKGAYSKLKFESGAHRVQRIPVTESGGRIHTSTSTVVVMPEAEDVEIVIHDADIRVDTFCSSGAGGQSVNTTKSAVRVTHVPTGIVATCQDGKSQNSNKEQALRVLRARISDKMREEEEAKYAGERKSKVGTGDRSERIRTYNFPQSRITDHRIGLTLHRLETVLNGDMAEIVSALTIAAQSDALEAM; encoded by the coding sequence ATGTTGGATCGACTTCAGTCCATTGTAGACCGCTATGAGAAATTGAGCGAACTCTTGTGTGACCCTGATGTAACGAGTGATACGAAGAAATTAAGAGAGTATTCGAAAGAGCAATCCGATCTTCAGGAAGCTTACGATGCTTACAATGAATATAAAAGCGTGAGCGAACAGCTGGCAGATGCGAAAGCGATGCAGAATGAGAAGCTGGACGACGAGATGCGTGAAATGGTCAAAATGGAGATCGAGGAGCTGACCGAGCAGTCAGCTAAGCTGGAAGAGCACCTTCGCATCTTGATGATGCCGAAAGATCCGAATGATGATAAGAACGTCATCGTCGAAATTCGCGGTGCGGCAGGCGGCGATGAGGCTGCCCTGTTCGCAGGTGATCTGTATCGGATGTACACACGCTATGCCGACAGTCAAGGATGGAGAACGGAAATTCTCGATGCATCCGTGAACGATTTGGGCGGATTTAAAGAGATTATTTTCATGATTACGGGCAAAGGTGCTTACAGCAAGCTCAAATTTGAGAGCGGTGCTCACCGTGTGCAACGTATTCCAGTAACAGAATCAGGTGGACGTATTCATACTTCCACATCAACGGTTGTTGTTATGCCAGAAGCGGAAGATGTGGAAATCGTCATTCACGATGCCGATATTCGCGTTGATACGTTCTGTTCCAGTGGAGCGGGTGGTCAATCCGTTAATACAACGAAATCCGCTGTACGGGTAACTCACGTACCGACGGGTATCGTGGCGACGTGTCAGGATGGGAAATCCCAAAACTCGAATAAAGAACAAGCGCTTCGTGTATTGCGTGCGCGTATTTCAGATAAAATGCGTGAAGAAGAAGAAGCGAAATATGCCGGCGAGCGTAAAAGCAAAGTCGGAACGGGTGACCGTTCAGAGCGTATTCGTACGTACAACTTTCCGCAAAGCCGGATTACCGACCACCGTATCGGCTTGACGTTGCACCGTTTGGAGACAGTGCTCAACGGCGATATGGCGGAAATTGTGTCAGCGTTAACGATTGCTGCACAATCCGATGCCCTAGAGGCGATGTAA
- the ychF gene encoding redox-regulated ATPase YchF, with amino-acid sequence MALKAGIVGLPNVGKSTLFNAITQAGAESANYPFCTIDPNVGVVEVPDERLQKLVEIVVPKSIVPTAFEFVDIAGLVKGASKGEGLGNKFLAHIREVDAIVHVVRCFEDDNITHVSGKVDPIGDIETINLELILADIESVEKKIERSRKNLKGGDKKVVAEVECLERIKEALYNDKPARSLDLSDDEKLLVRDLHLLTMKPVLYAANVSEDEVSTADDNAYVKIVKTFAESENNEVVSISAKVESEIAELEDEEKAMFLEELGLQESGLNRLIKAAYRKLGLYTYFTAGVQEVRAWTIRKGTKAPQAAGVIHTDFERGFIRAEVVSYTDLAAAGSMAGAKEKGQVRLEGKEYVVNDGDVMHFRFNV; translated from the coding sequence ATGGCTTTGAAAGCAGGTATCGTCGGTCTACCGAACGTAGGAAAATCGACATTGTTTAATGCAATTACACAGGCGGGGGCAGAATCTGCGAATTATCCGTTCTGTACGATCGATCCGAATGTTGGGGTAGTAGAAGTACCAGACGAGAGATTGCAGAAGCTGGTAGAAATCGTAGTGCCGAAGAGCATCGTACCGACAGCGTTCGAATTCGTTGACATTGCGGGTTTGGTGAAAGGTGCGAGCAAAGGCGAAGGCCTGGGCAATAAGTTTCTGGCACACATTCGTGAAGTCGATGCGATCGTGCATGTTGTACGTTGTTTTGAGGATGATAATATTACGCACGTTTCTGGGAAAGTCGATCCGATTGGCGACATCGAGACGATTAATCTTGAATTGATTTTGGCAGATATTGAGTCGGTCGAGAAGAAGATCGAGCGTTCACGCAAAAACCTCAAAGGCGGCGACAAGAAAGTTGTAGCTGAAGTAGAGTGTCTAGAACGCATCAAAGAAGCCTTATATAATGATAAGCCAGCACGCAGCTTGGATTTGAGCGATGATGAGAAGCTATTGGTTCGCGATCTTCATTTGTTGACGATGAAGCCAGTTCTCTATGCGGCAAACGTGAGTGAAGACGAAGTTTCAACAGCAGATGATAATGCATACGTTAAAATAGTGAAGACTTTTGCTGAAAGTGAAAACAACGAAGTTGTTTCCATCTCTGCGAAGGTTGAATCCGAGATCGCTGAATTGGAAGATGAAGAAAAAGCGATGTTCCTGGAAGAGCTGGGACTTCAAGAGTCTGGCTTGAATAGATTGATTAAAGCGGCTTACCGCAAGCTTGGGTTGTACACGTATTTCACAGCGGGTGTGCAAGAAGTTCGTGCATGGACGATTCGTAAAGGGACGAAAGCTCCGCAGGCGGCTGGCGTGATTCATACGGATTTTGAACGTGGATTTATTCGGGCGGAAGTTGTGTCTTATACCGATTTGGCGGCTGCAGGATCGATGGCAGGTGCGAAAGAGAAAGGCCAAGTGCGCCTTGAAGGTAAAGAGTATGTGGTGAATGACGGGGACGTTATGCATTTCCGTTTCAATGTTTAA
- a CDS encoding manganese efflux pump MntP, giving the protein MLASGVQIGQLMTIGIMAIALGLDAFSLGIGIGMKGIRLLDILKISIVIGIFHVLMPLMGMFMGQYVSLLLGNVATAAGGCLLILLGAHMVYSSVRGEEATVFDHRTLWGLIIFALSVSIDSFSVGVSLGMFATDIVLTVLVFGLFGGLMSIAGLMLGRRVSGWVGEYGEAFGGLILLAFGIKFLL; this is encoded by the coding sequence ATGCTTGCATCTGGGGTACAAATTGGGCAACTGATGACGATCGGCATCATGGCGATTGCTTTGGGCCTGGATGCTTTTTCGTTAGGAATCGGCATAGGGATGAAGGGCATTCGCTTGCTTGATATTTTGAAAATCAGCATTGTTATCGGGATCTTTCACGTGTTGATGCCGCTGATGGGCATGTTCATGGGGCAATATGTGTCCCTGCTGCTTGGCAATGTCGCTACGGCTGCTGGGGGTTGTCTGCTCATTTTACTTGGCGCGCATATGGTGTATAGCTCGGTACGGGGTGAGGAAGCGACGGTATTCGATCATCGAACGCTATGGGGGCTTATTATTTTTGCTCTCAGTGTGAGTATAGATTCGTTTTCGGTAGGCGTTTCACTAGGGATGTTCGCTACGGATATTGTACTGACGGTGCTCGTTTTTGGTCTCTTTGGCGGCTTGATGTCGATTGCAGGGCTGATGCTCGGCAGGCGGGTTAGCGGCTGGGTCGGAGAATACGGCGAGGCGTTCGGCGGGCTGATTCTTTTGGCATTTGGGATCAAGTTTTTACTATGA
- a CDS encoding DUF1648 domain-containing protein, which produces MNNRPILPLTKTKLETVFDAISLLAIVSMIVYIAFEWHDLPERIPMHFNGSGEINRWGNKMSVIFPPMISLILYSGLTLLGRVPHVFNYPFPITADNALQQYENGRLFMTSLKTVITILFAFITWSVIRIAKEGNGDINLWILGIILLTLFGTIIFFIVRSYKLK; this is translated from the coding sequence ATGAATAATCGCCCGATCCTTCCATTGACCAAAACGAAACTTGAGACTGTGTTCGACGCCATTTCACTCTTAGCTATTGTGAGTATGATCGTGTACATTGCATTCGAATGGCATGATTTACCCGAAAGGATTCCTATGCATTTTAATGGGAGCGGGGAGATCAATAGGTGGGGGAATAAAATGAGTGTCATCTTCCCGCCGATGATTAGCCTGATCCTGTATAGCGGGTTAACCTTGCTGGGTCGAGTCCCGCATGTCTTTAACTACCCTTTTCCGATCACGGCGGATAATGCGCTGCAGCAGTATGAGAATGGTCGTTTATTCATGACTAGTTTGAAAACGGTCATTACGATCCTATTTGCCTTCATTACATGGTCCGTGATTCGAATTGCCAAAGAGGGAAATGGTGACATCAATCTGTGGATTTTGGGCATCATCCTGCTGACGCTGTTTGGCACGATTATTTTCTTCATCGTACGTTCGTATAAGTTGAAATGA
- the tadA gene encoding tRNA adenosine(34) deaminase TadA: MDEHITEHSQHELWMREAIGEALKAEAIREVPIGAVVVHQGRIIGRGYNLRETKLDPLAHAEMIAIKQASEHLQAWRLLDCKLYVTLEPCPMCAGAIVQARVPQVIYGTVDPKAGCAGTLMNLLQEDRFNHRVDVVSGVLQEECSTMLTQFFRKLRGKA, from the coding sequence GTGGATGAACATATAACTGAACATAGTCAGCATGAGCTGTGGATGAGAGAAGCCATCGGTGAGGCTTTGAAAGCTGAAGCGATCCGAGAAGTTCCTATCGGTGCCGTCGTCGTCCATCAAGGGCGCATCATTGGCCGCGGCTATAATTTGCGGGAAACGAAACTGGATCCGCTGGCGCATGCCGAGATGATTGCGATTAAGCAAGCCAGCGAGCACCTGCAGGCTTGGCGTCTCCTTGACTGCAAGCTCTACGTGACGCTGGAGCCTTGCCCGATGTGTGCTGGCGCCATTGTGCAAGCGCGCGTTCCGCAGGTCATCTACGGGACCGTCGATCCGAAGGCTGGCTGCGCGGGGACGTTGATGAACTTGCTGCAAGAGGACCGCTTCAACCATCGGGTCGATGTGGTCAGCGGCGTGCTGCAAGAGGAGTGTTCGACGATGTTGACGCAATTTTTCCGTAAACTGCGCGGAAAGGCTTAG
- the prmC gene encoding peptide chain release factor N(5)-glutamine methyltransferase — translation MTTVSMSVREAFVKASSFLTEQGVAEASSCTELLLQHLLGGCTRTELLFRWWQEQLPEELVPAWDQLVARKAAGEPVQYITGEQDFFGLPFAVGPAVLIPRPETELLVEALLHEGSRLFPQGAPLLADVGTGSGAIPVSIAHARPAWRVAASDISAAALEMARKNAQRHGVAARITWLEGDLLEPYIERGLAPDILVSNPPYIPDGDLPALMPEVRLFEPHTALFGGVEGLDLYRRMVQQLHRLPRIPTVVGFEVGIGQAEAVAAMLRAAAEWTEIRFVQDLQGIDRHVIAIRSSE, via the coding sequence ATGACGACTGTGAGCATGAGTGTGAGAGAAGCCTTTGTGAAGGCTTCTTCTTTTTTAACGGAGCAAGGCGTCGCAGAGGCCTCGTCTTGCACGGAACTGTTGCTGCAGCACCTGCTAGGCGGCTGCACGAGAACCGAGCTGCTGTTCCGCTGGTGGCAGGAACAGCTGCCCGAAGAGCTGGTGCCCGCGTGGGACCAGCTGGTTGCGAGGAAGGCCGCGGGCGAGCCGGTGCAGTACATCACCGGTGAGCAGGATTTCTTCGGCCTTCCGTTTGCGGTGGGGCCGGCCGTGCTGATCCCGCGGCCGGAGACCGAGCTGCTCGTGGAGGCGCTGCTCCACGAGGGCTCGCGTCTGTTCCCGCAAGGCGCTCCGCTGCTTGCGGATGTGGGCACCGGGAGCGGAGCGATCCCGGTGAGCATCGCGCACGCGCGCCCTGCGTGGCGCGTAGCGGCCAGCGACATCTCCGCGGCAGCGCTGGAGATGGCTCGCAAGAACGCGCAGCGCCACGGCGTGGCTGCGCGCATCACTTGGCTCGAGGGCGACCTCCTCGAGCCTTATATCGAGCGCGGGCTCGCGCCGGACATATTGGTGTCGAATCCACCATATATCCCGGACGGCGACCTGCCGGCACTGATGCCCGAGGTGCGGCTGTTTGAGCCGCACACCGCTCTGTTCGGCGGTGTCGAGGGACTCGACCTGTACCGCCGTATGGTCCAGCAGCTGCACCGGTTGCCGCGAATCCCGACCGTGGTCGGGTTTGAGGTGGGCATCGGGCAGGCGGAAGCTGTTGCGGCGATGCTGCGCGCCGCCGCGGAATGGACAGAGATCCGCTTCGTGCAGGATCTCCAGGGAATCGATCGCCATGTGATCGCGATCCGCTCTTCCGAGTAG
- a CDS encoding L-threonylcarbamoyladenylate synthase — protein MRVIVTTYWNVKLGGETAIAQQIAQAAQLLQQGETVAFPTETVYGLGADATNTKAVEHIFTAKGRPSDNPLIVHIAGTEQLASLVQADCITPDHQKLMAAFWPGPLTIVLPVLAGSLSPLVTAGLNTVGIRIPDHPVALQLLREVNLPIAAPSANSSGRPSPTLASHVRDDLDGRIGGIVDGGATGVGVESTVVQFVDGELFVLRPGGVTAEQMQVILPDICIHTSEPTEVEASQTPRAPGMKYTHYAPKGTMYIVQGEDEQAVAARIQADIDAAKARGESTGVLTFEERVNWYRADLILACGSLAQPDTIARELYAALRTFDERGISYIAAEGVPATGIGQAIMNRLLKAAGHEQIRV, from the coding sequence ATGAGAGTGATCGTGACTACGTACTGGAACGTGAAACTAGGTGGGGAGACCGCCATCGCGCAGCAAATCGCGCAAGCAGCCCAGCTTCTGCAGCAGGGAGAAACCGTAGCGTTTCCGACCGAAACGGTGTACGGGCTAGGCGCGGATGCGACGAATACGAAGGCCGTGGAACATATTTTTACGGCAAAAGGAAGACCCTCGGACAACCCGCTCATCGTGCATATCGCGGGTACCGAACAACTTGCGAGTCTCGTCCAGGCGGACTGTATCACGCCCGACCATCAGAAGCTGATGGCGGCGTTCTGGCCAGGGCCGCTGACGATTGTGCTGCCTGTCTTAGCAGGCAGCCTTTCGCCTTTGGTGACAGCTGGGCTGAACACGGTCGGGATTCGGATTCCTGATCATCCTGTGGCGTTACAGCTGCTGCGAGAAGTGAACTTGCCCATTGCTGCACCAAGCGCGAATAGCTCGGGCCGGCCAAGTCCGACCTTGGCGTCGCACGTTCGCGACGATTTGGACGGCCGCATAGGCGGTATCGTCGATGGCGGCGCCACAGGGGTTGGCGTTGAATCGACGGTGGTTCAGTTCGTGGACGGCGAGTTGTTCGTGCTGCGGCCGGGCGGCGTGACGGCTGAGCAGATGCAGGTTATTTTGCCAGACATATGCATTCATACGTCGGAGCCTACAGAGGTTGAAGCCTCGCAAACACCGCGCGCGCCTGGCATGAAGTATACGCATTACGCCCCGAAGGGTACGATGTACATCGTGCAAGGCGAGGATGAGCAGGCGGTAGCCGCTCGGATTCAAGCTGATATCGATGCCGCCAAAGCTAGGGGCGAGTCGACGGGCGTGCTTACTTTTGAAGAAAGAGTAAATTGGTATCGCGCTGATCTTATCCTCGCTTGCGGCTCGTTAGCGCAGCCGGATACGATTGCTCGGGAGCTGTATGCGGCTTTGCGGACCTTTGATGAACGGGGCATTAGCTACATCGCAGCAGAAGGTGTTCCAGCGACGGGTATCGGTCAAGCCATTATGAATCGATTATTGAAAGCCGCAGGCCATGAACAGATACGTGTTTAA
- a CDS encoding TIGR01440 family protein: MTDSLFESIAQSLEANLRELVAAGGLQPGNILVIGTSTSEIVGQRIGTSGTLDAAKPIFETVRRICDEFGLHAAYQCCEHLNRALVVEEALLALAPQLEPVSVIPVPKAGGAMASYAYRHMAKPVMVESIQAHAGIDIGSTLIGMHLRKVAVPVRPPNRHIGQAYVTMAYARPKLIGGTRAVYTAAEADQRYQQAAPGADC; this comes from the coding sequence ATGACCGATTCTCTATTTGAATCTATAGCTCAATCGTTGGAAGCGAATTTGCGCGAGTTGGTTGCGGCTGGCGGTCTGCAGCCTGGCAATATCCTTGTGATTGGTACGAGCACGAGTGAAATTGTCGGGCAGCGGATCGGGACATCCGGCACGCTGGATGCGGCGAAGCCGATCTTTGAGACGGTTCGCCGCATCTGCGACGAATTCGGCTTGCATGCGGCGTATCAATGCTGTGAGCATCTGAATCGCGCGCTCGTGGTGGAAGAAGCGTTGCTGGCACTGGCGCCGCAGCTGGAGCCTGTCTCTGTCATCCCTGTGCCGAAGGCAGGAGGGGCGATGGCGTCGTATGCCTACAGGCATATGGCGAAGCCTGTTATGGTGGAGAGCATTCAGGCGCATGCTGGCATCGATATCGGCTCCACGCTGATCGGGATGCACCTGCGCAAAGTAGCCGTACCTGTACGGCCGCCGAATCGCCATATTGGTCAGGCGTATGTAACCATGGCGTATGCCCGGCCGAAACTGATTGGCGGTACGAGAGCCGTTTATACAGCGGCGGAGGCTGATCAACGTTATCAACAAGCTGCACCCGGTGCAGATTGCTAA
- the rpiB gene encoding ribose 5-phosphate isomerase B gives MKIALGADHAGYRLKDVIIPFIESLGHQVMDFGCNCGDSVDYPDYALEVCQKVVSGEADKGILLCGTGIGMSIAANKVPGIRCALVHDLFSAKATREHNDTNVLAMGERVVGPGVAEEIVKIWLETEFSEGVRHKNRLNKVQSIEDRFTVHP, from the coding sequence ATGAAAATTGCATTAGGCGCAGATCACGCAGGCTACCGTTTGAAAGATGTTATCATTCCTTTTATTGAGTCATTAGGTCATCAAGTGATGGATTTTGGTTGTAATTGTGGAGATTCTGTCGATTATCCCGATTATGCCCTTGAAGTATGTCAAAAGGTCGTTTCCGGTGAAGCAGATAAAGGCATTCTGCTTTGTGGAACAGGCATCGGCATGTCGATCGCCGCGAATAAAGTGCCAGGTATTCGCTGCGCACTCGTTCACGATCTGTTCTCTGCGAAAGCGACGCGTGAGCATAATGACACGAACGTGCTAGCGATGGGCGAGCGTGTTGTAGGTCCTGGCGTGGCCGAAGAGATCGTCAAGATCTGGTTGGAGACGGAGTTCTCCGAAGGGGTTCGCCACAAGAACCGCCTGAATAAAGTGCAAAGCATCGAAGATCGTTTCACTGTACACCCCTAG